One Nicotiana sylvestris chromosome 12, ASM39365v2, whole genome shotgun sequence genomic window carries:
- the LOC138883885 gene encoding uncharacterized protein yields the protein MGGFESGPSFSPGEIRDAQNKCDADVGASQGEDDMFKDYFIGIYMDTDLDAPVALEEAEKLQQQEFDKLTSELNKSKASSARKEEDLSKLRASLKGVHQERTGFVEQDALVRQLREEVAAKDTEILELKRQNEIVTSERDLLHGELALTQDLLRSGQKEVTTLSAAKDGADEDASSYKRDATTANDRTREISEKAEQKLAQVVAYACLQARRQAFEEASAKGVDLSGEIRKVMTLEEESAPLTTSDEDSGSDSDGIGEFSKIRLCSLGEDKGSSASGPRNDNKRKESAKDEGAHSKASLAQRLKEDVSAELAELFSEDRGF from the exons ATGGGCGGCTTTGAATCGGGCCCTTCATTTTCTCCGGGAGAAATAAGGGACGCTCAAAACAAGTGTGATGCCGATGTGGGGGCCTCTCAGGGAGAGGATGATATGTTCAAGGACTACTTTATCGGCATCTACATGGACACAGACCTCGATGCCCCCGTCGCTCTCGAGGAGGCTGAGAAGCTTCAACAACAG GAATTCGACAAGCTCACCTCGGAGCTGAATAAGTCGAAGGCTTCCTCTGCCCGAAAGGAAGAGGACTTGAGTAAGCTTCGGGCAAGCCTGAAGGGGGTGCATCAGGAACGGACTGGCTTTGTCGAGCAG GATGCCCTAGTGAGGCAACTTCGGGAAGAGGTTGCAGCCAAGGACACAGAGATCCTCGAGCTGAAGAGGCAAAATGAGATCGTGACCTCAGAGAGAGATCTTTTACATGGAGAGTTGGCCTTGACCCAGGATCTTCTTCGAAGTGGTCAAAAAGAGGTCACTACACTATCTGCGGCCAAGGATGGGGCCGATGAAGATGCGTCCTCATATAAGAGAGATGCTACCACTGCAAACGATCGAACTAGGGAGATATCCGAGAAGGCCGAGCAGAAGTTGGCTCAGGTCGTTGCTTATGCTTGTCTGCAAGCTCGGAGGCAGGCCTTCGAGGAAGCTAGTGCCAAAGGTGTTGATCTCTCTGGTGAGATTAGGAAAGTCATGACCTTGGAGGAAGAATCAGCACCTTTAACTACTTCAGATGAGGACTCTGGAAGTGATTCAGACG GCATTGGAGAATTTTCTAAGATAAGACTATGCTCCCTCGGAGAGGATAAAGGGTCGTCGGCTTCGGGGCCGAGGAAtgataacaaacggaaggaatccGCGAAGGACGAAGGTGCTCATAGCAAGGCAAGCCTTGCTCAGAGGCTCAAAGAAGATGTATCAGCTGAGCTTGCAGAACTCTTTTCCGAGGATAGAGGCTTCTAG